The following coding sequences are from one Bos mutus isolate GX-2022 chromosome 22, NWIPB_WYAK_1.1, whole genome shotgun sequence window:
- the HESX1 gene encoding homeobox expressed in ES cells 1 isoform X4 has protein sequence MQPDSELRRLSHILGLDQKKDCVPSTKPHRPWADTCGSSGKEVNLCLHVPTLPSGISLPQTVDHSVPEESVWKYEDYFAPSERLSLKRELSWYRGRRPRTAFTQNQIEVLENVFRVNCYPGIDIREDLAQKLNLEEDRIQIWFQNRRAKLKRSHRESQFLMAKKNFNTDLLE, from the exons ATGCAACCTGACTCTGAATTAAGAAGACTTTCACA TATCTTAGGACTGGACCAGAAGAAAGACTGTGTTCCATCGACGAAACCCCACAGGCCCTGGGCGGACACCTGCGGCTCTTCAG ggAAAGAAGTTAACCTATGTCTACATGTCCCAACTCTTCCCAGTGGGATCTCATTACCTCAAACTGTGGATCACTCAGTCCCGGAAGAAAGTGTTTGGAAATACGAAGATTACTTTGCACCCTCAGAGAGACTTTCTTTGAAAAGAGAGTTGAGTTGGTATAGAGGCCGAAGACCCAGAACTGCTTTTACTCAAAACCAG ATTGAAGTGTTAGAAAATGTCTTTAGAGTAAACTGCTATCCTGGCATTGATATCAGAGAAGACTTAGCTCAAAAATTGAACCTAGAGGAGGACAGAATCCAG ATCTGGTTCCAAAATCGGCGTGCAAAGCTGAAAAGGTCCCATAGAGAATCACAGTttctaatggcaaaaaaaaatttcaacacaGATCTTCtggaataa
- the HESX1 gene encoding homeobox expressed in ES cells 1 isoform X2, whose translation MACAIVPDQGSNQCPLHCKSILGLDQKKDCVPSTKPHRPWADTCGSSGKEVNLCLHVPTLPSGISLPQTVDHSVPEESVWKYEDYFAPSERLSLKRELSWYRGRRPRTAFTQNQIEVLENVFRVNCYPGIDIREDLAQKLNLEEDRIQIWFQNRRAKLKRSHRESQFLMAKKNFNTDLLE comes from the exons atggcatgtgcgattgtcccagaccaaggatcgaaccagtgtcccctgcattgcaag AGTATCTTAGGACTGGACCAGAAGAAAGACTGTGTTCCATCGACGAAACCCCACAGGCCCTGGGCGGACACCTGCGGCTCTTCAG ggAAAGAAGTTAACCTATGTCTACATGTCCCAACTCTTCCCAGTGGGATCTCATTACCTCAAACTGTGGATCACTCAGTCCCGGAAGAAAGTGTTTGGAAATACGAAGATTACTTTGCACCCTCAGAGAGACTTTCTTTGAAAAGAGAGTTGAGTTGGTATAGAGGCCGAAGACCCAGAACTGCTTTTACTCAAAACCAG ATTGAAGTGTTAGAAAATGTCTTTAGAGTAAACTGCTATCCTGGCATTGATATCAGAGAAGACTTAGCTCAAAAATTGAACCTAGAGGAGGACAGAATCCAG ATCTGGTTCCAAAATCGGCGTGCAAAGCTGAAAAGGTCCCATAGAGAATCACAGTttctaatggcaaaaaaaaatttcaacacaGATCTTCtggaataa
- the HESX1 gene encoding homeobox expressed in ES cells 1 isoform X3 — MCDCPRPRIEPVSPALQGLDQKKDCVPSTKPHRPWADTCGSSGKEVNLCLHVPTLPSGISLPQTVDHSVPEESVWKYEDYFAPSERLSLKRELSWYRGRRPRTAFTQNQIEVLENVFRVNCYPGIDIREDLAQKLNLEEDRIQIWFQNRRAKLKRSHRESQFLMAKKNFNTDLLE; from the exons atgtgcgattgtcccagaccaaggatcgaaccagtgtcccctgcattgcaag GACTGGACCAGAAGAAAGACTGTGTTCCATCGACGAAACCCCACAGGCCCTGGGCGGACACCTGCGGCTCTTCAG ggAAAGAAGTTAACCTATGTCTACATGTCCCAACTCTTCCCAGTGGGATCTCATTACCTCAAACTGTGGATCACTCAGTCCCGGAAGAAAGTGTTTGGAAATACGAAGATTACTTTGCACCCTCAGAGAGACTTTCTTTGAAAAGAGAGTTGAGTTGGTATAGAGGCCGAAGACCCAGAACTGCTTTTACTCAAAACCAG ATTGAAGTGTTAGAAAATGTCTTTAGAGTAAACTGCTATCCTGGCATTGATATCAGAGAAGACTTAGCTCAAAAATTGAACCTAGAGGAGGACAGAATCCAG ATCTGGTTCCAAAATCGGCGTGCAAAGCTGAAAAGGTCCCATAGAGAATCACAGTttctaatggcaaaaaaaaatttcaacacaGATCTTCtggaataa
- the HESX1 gene encoding homeobox expressed in ES cells 1 isoform X1, whose protein sequence is MSPSLQEGARLGESKPSPCAFSIESILGLDQKKDCVPSTKPHRPWADTCGSSGKEVNLCLHVPTLPSGISLPQTVDHSVPEESVWKYEDYFAPSERLSLKRELSWYRGRRPRTAFTQNQIEVLENVFRVNCYPGIDIREDLAQKLNLEEDRIQIWFQNRRAKLKRSHRESQFLMAKKNFNTDLLE, encoded by the exons ATGTCTCCTAGTCTTCAGGAAGGTGCTCGGCTTGGGGAAAGCAAACCCTCACCCTGTGCCTTTTCAATTGAGAGTATCTTAGGACTGGACCAGAAGAAAGACTGTGTTCCATCGACGAAACCCCACAGGCCCTGGGCGGACACCTGCGGCTCTTCAG ggAAAGAAGTTAACCTATGTCTACATGTCCCAACTCTTCCCAGTGGGATCTCATTACCTCAAACTGTGGATCACTCAGTCCCGGAAGAAAGTGTTTGGAAATACGAAGATTACTTTGCACCCTCAGAGAGACTTTCTTTGAAAAGAGAGTTGAGTTGGTATAGAGGCCGAAGACCCAGAACTGCTTTTACTCAAAACCAG ATTGAAGTGTTAGAAAATGTCTTTAGAGTAAACTGCTATCCTGGCATTGATATCAGAGAAGACTTAGCTCAAAAATTGAACCTAGAGGAGGACAGAATCCAG ATCTGGTTCCAAAATCGGCGTGCAAAGCTGAAAAGGTCCCATAGAGAATCACAGTttctaatggcaaaaaaaaatttcaacacaGATCTTCtggaataa